In a genomic window of Glaciimonas sp. PCH181:
- a CDS encoding GntR family transcriptional regulator, whose protein sequence is MGTLRKAVDELSGEGFLVRHQGLGTFVATHNQDRYLFSFFHVVRQDGYKEYPKVELLEVGYVKADSHAVMMLGVDPGSRLMRFVNRLSLGGAPIVLDEILLPESLFRGLTEQKLRERSATLYQLYQDAFGITVISTRERLRAVKADPLKARLLGVMDGEPLLQVIRVALSFKEQPVELRYSYVLTSKYEYSSEPMGAS, encoded by the coding sequence ATGGGAACCTTGCGCAAGGCAGTCGACGAATTGTCGGGCGAAGGTTTTTTGGTGCGTCACCAGGGACTCGGTACGTTCGTCGCCACGCATAATCAAGATCGCTATTTGTTTTCTTTTTTCCATGTAGTGCGGCAGGACGGCTACAAGGAATATCCGAAAGTGGAGCTGCTGGAAGTTGGCTATGTCAAAGCTGATTCGCATGCCGTGATGATGCTTGGCGTTGATCCGGGCTCACGCCTGATGCGTTTTGTGAATAGGCTCTCCCTCGGCGGCGCACCTATTGTTCTTGATGAAATTTTGTTACCTGAAAGCCTGTTTCGCGGGCTTACCGAGCAAAAGTTGCGCGAACGTTCTGCCACGCTGTATCAACTTTATCAAGATGCGTTTGGGATAACTGTTATTTCTACACGCGAGCGCTTGCGTGCCGTTAAAGCTGATCCACTCAAGGCACGCTTGCTCGGCGTGATGGACGGCGAGCCACTGCTGCAGGTTATTCGCGTTGCGTTGTCTTTCAAGGAACAACCCGTGGAGTTGCGCTATTCGTATGTCCTTACTAGCAAGTACGAATATTCGTCCGAACCAATGGGGGCATCGTGA
- the dctA gene encoding C4-dicarboxylate transporter DctA, with protein MTKRLFKSLYLQVVVALILGIAVGHFNPSLGVALKPLGDAFINLIKMLITPIIFCTVTVGIAKMENVKTAGRVGAKALIYFELITTLAMAIGLIVVNIVRPGDGINADPTAIDTTSLANLTASVKSQGTVDFLTNIIPSSVVDSFAKGNLLQVLLFSILCGISLSLMRHKAAPVTRFLDDFGSMLLGVVNMIMKLAPIGAFGAIAFTIGKYGIGTLTQLGLLISCFYITCICFITVVLGSVCRWSGISLWKFIKFLKEEIFIVLGTASTESVLPRMLEKMEAAGCPKAIVGLVLPTGYSFNLDGAAIYLTMTSMFIAQAMNIHLSLFQQLGLVAILLVTSKGGAGVAGAALIALAATLQATSIIPFAGIALIIGIDRIMNEVRAVTNLIGNAVATVAMSKWEKQLDLARITAVLDGKLDVQAELDKNTIVGAPHFAPKDYA; from the coding sequence ATGACGAAGCGTTTGTTCAAAAGTTTGTATTTACAGGTGGTGGTTGCACTCATTCTTGGCATTGCCGTCGGGCACTTCAACCCGTCGCTGGGCGTAGCACTCAAGCCATTGGGCGATGCTTTCATTAATCTCATCAAGATGCTTATTACCCCCATCATTTTTTGTACAGTGACAGTGGGTATCGCCAAGATGGAGAACGTCAAGACGGCGGGCCGGGTGGGCGCCAAGGCCCTCATCTATTTCGAGTTGATCACCACACTGGCTATGGCCATTGGTCTTATTGTCGTCAACATTGTTCGGCCCGGGGATGGCATCAACGCCGATCCCACCGCTATCGACACGACATCACTGGCAAATCTAACAGCGTCGGTCAAATCACAAGGAACAGTCGATTTCCTCACCAACATCATCCCCTCTAGCGTGGTCGATTCCTTTGCCAAGGGAAACCTGCTGCAAGTCCTCTTATTTTCGATACTCTGCGGCATCAGTCTTTCTCTGATGCGCCATAAAGCGGCACCCGTCACGCGCTTTCTGGACGATTTCGGCAGCATGCTACTCGGCGTAGTTAACATGATCATGAAGCTAGCCCCCATCGGCGCTTTCGGAGCAATTGCCTTCACCATTGGCAAGTACGGAATTGGCACGCTAACCCAGCTTGGATTGCTGATCTCTTGCTTTTATATCACCTGCATTTGCTTTATCACCGTCGTTTTGGGCAGTGTATGCAGATGGTCTGGCATCAGCCTGTGGAAATTTATCAAATTTCTAAAAGAAGAAATTTTTATTGTGCTGGGTACGGCCAGCACCGAGTCGGTATTGCCACGTATGCTTGAAAAAATGGAGGCGGCCGGTTGTCCAAAGGCTATCGTCGGACTCGTTTTGCCCACCGGTTATTCCTTCAATTTAGATGGTGCGGCGATTTACCTGACTATGACGTCGATGTTCATTGCACAGGCCATGAACATCCATCTTTCGCTTTTCCAGCAACTTGGACTAGTAGCAATCTTGCTGGTAACCTCCAAAGGCGGTGCCGGAGTCGCCGGAGCAGCATTGATAGCGCTGGCCGCTACGCTGCAAGCCACCAGCATTATTCCATTCGCAGGCATCGCCCTCATCATCGGCATTGATCGCATCATGAACGAGGTCCGGGCTGTCACTAATCTCATCGGTAATGCCGTCGCCACGGTCGCCATGTCAAAGTGGGAAAAGCAGCTTGATCTGGCACGGATTACCGCAGTGCTCGACGGCAAGCTCGACGTCCAAGCCGAGCTGGATAAAAACACAATTGTTGGCGCCCCTCATTTCGCGCCTAAGGATTACGCATGA
- a CDS encoding AzlD domain-containing protein, which produces MTATWINTWMIVGMAVITIFIKTVIFVLGDRITLPALLKQALGFVPVTVLTAIIVPMILAPHDKGMEFTWRNPQLVAAVVAVIVSATTRHQLLTIFIGLAVFFGWQLGVLA; this is translated from the coding sequence ATGACTGCTACATGGATAAATACCTGGATGATTGTCGGTATGGCCGTGATCACGATCTTCATCAAGACGGTGATTTTTGTGCTGGGCGACCGGATTACTTTGCCCGCCCTTTTAAAGCAGGCACTCGGCTTTGTACCGGTCACGGTATTGACGGCGATTATTGTGCCGATGATTCTTGCGCCGCATGATAAAGGGATGGAATTCACCTGGCGGAATCCGCAACTGGTGGCTGCTGTGGTTGCCGTCATTGTCAGTGCAACAACCCGCCATCAACTACTGACCATTTTTATTGGATTAGCGGTATTTTTCGGTTGGCAGTTAGGAGTGTTGGCTTAA
- a CDS encoding UxaA family hydrolase, whose translation MITKDTTFLGYRRENGRVGVRNHVIILPVDDISNAACEAVANNIKGTMALPHPYGRLQFGADLELHFRTLIGTGANPNVAAVIVIGIEEGWTKLIVDGIAKTGKPVIGFSIEMHGDHDTIMRASKAAREMVQWASEKQREACPVSDLWVSTKCGESDTTSGCGANPTVGNAFDKLYALGNTLVFGETTELTGGEHLVAARCRTPEIKEQFMQVFDRYQDVINRYKTSDLSDSQPTKGNIAGGLTTIEEKALGNIQKIGKKCMVDGVLDKAETPTGTGLWFMDSSSAAAEMVTLCAASGYVVHFFPTGQGNIIGNPIIPVIKICANPRTVRTMAEHVDVDTSGLLQREFNMDSAGDKLLECMLRTANGRLTAAEALGHREFVLTRLYESA comes from the coding sequence ATGATCACCAAGGACACAACTTTTCTGGGATACCGCCGCGAAAATGGCCGGGTCGGCGTTCGCAACCACGTCATCATCCTGCCAGTAGACGATATCTCCAACGCCGCGTGCGAAGCAGTCGCGAACAATATCAAAGGCACGATGGCACTGCCACACCCTTACGGACGCCTGCAATTTGGTGCCGACCTCGAATTGCATTTCCGTACACTGATCGGCACTGGTGCAAATCCCAATGTCGCCGCCGTGATCGTCATCGGCATTGAAGAAGGCTGGACCAAACTGATCGTAGATGGAATCGCTAAGACAGGTAAGCCAGTAATCGGCTTTTCGATTGAGATGCACGGCGATCACGACACGATTATGCGCGCCTCAAAAGCAGCACGCGAAATGGTGCAATGGGCCTCAGAAAAGCAGCGCGAAGCCTGTCCGGTTTCCGATCTATGGGTGTCTACGAAGTGCGGCGAGTCCGATACGACGTCCGGCTGCGGGGCAAATCCGACGGTGGGCAATGCCTTCGACAAACTCTACGCACTGGGCAATACGCTGGTCTTCGGCGAAACAACCGAACTTACCGGCGGTGAACATTTGGTTGCAGCACGCTGTCGCACACCCGAGATCAAAGAGCAGTTCATGCAAGTATTTGATCGTTATCAGGATGTAATCAACCGTTATAAAACGTCCGACTTATCAGACTCACAACCGACCAAGGGCAACATCGCTGGCGGTTTGACCACCATCGAAGAAAAGGCGCTGGGCAATATCCAGAAAATCGGTAAAAAATGCATGGTCGATGGCGTGCTCGATAAGGCTGAAACACCGACCGGCACAGGTCTGTGGTTTATGGATTCGTCTTCCGCCGCCGCAGAAATGGTGACGCTGTGTGCCGCCTCCGGTTATGTCGTGCATTTCTTCCCGACGGGTCAAGGCAACATCATCGGCAACCCGATCATTCCAGTGATTAAAATTTGCGCCAACCCACGTACCGTTCGCACCATGGCTGAACACGTCGATGTGGACACATCCGGTTTGTTGCAACGCGAGTTCAACATGGACAGTGCCGGCGACAAGTTGCTCGAATGCATGCTACGCACAGCCAACGGTAGACTAACCGCTGCCGAAGCGCTTGGACACCGCGAGTTCGTCCTGACCCGTCTATACGAAAGCGCCTAA
- a CDS encoding UxaA family hydrolase, producing MINFVVHEDGDSVGTIVVEGVKAGATLTGWVMEQDRTITLKTVSDIPIGHKIALKDLVNNDTVIKYGVDIGRTIMPIKVGEHLHVHNVKTKRW from the coding sequence ATGATTAATTTTGTGGTGCATGAGGACGGTGACTCGGTCGGCACGATAGTGGTCGAAGGCGTAAAAGCTGGCGCGACGCTTACTGGCTGGGTGATGGAGCAAGACAGGACGATCACACTGAAGACCGTAAGCGACATCCCAATTGGGCACAAGATTGCGTTAAAGGATTTGGTGAACAACGACACAGTGATCAAGTACGGCGTTGATATTGGCCGCACGATCATGCCAATTAAGGTCGGCGAACACCTGCACGTTCACAACGTCAAGACCAAGCGTTGGTAG
- a CDS encoding Ldh family oxidoreductase: MTQLSIDRLNDIAAAVLIRAGASPEMARSTAAALVTAQAQGLPSHGLLRLPQYASHLRHGRVNGAAVPRVGHTKAAACLVDADEGLAFPACALAVSEAISRASEFGVAFAGVSRSHHFGLAAYHLEPIAAAGMVGLAFSNSPAAMPAWGGRRAIFGTNPIAAIFPRRGTPPLVIDLSLSEVARGKLMVAAQAGTAIPAGWALDKDGNPTTDPQAGLDGMMLPAGGVKGAMLALIVELLCCALTGAAFGFEADSFFAETGNRPRIGQAFMVVDPGALAGNDVFAERVETLIATMLLDPEVRLPGYRRLTLQSRAEADGIEVEEPLLNQLLALGEG, from the coding sequence ATGACGCAGTTATCCATTGATCGCCTGAACGACATCGCCGCAGCGGTATTGATACGCGCTGGCGCCTCGCCGGAGATGGCACGCTCTACCGCCGCCGCTCTGGTCACGGCGCAGGCGCAGGGCCTGCCCTCCCACGGCCTTTTGCGCCTGCCGCAATACGCAAGCCATTTACGCCACGGGCGAGTGAACGGAGCCGCCGTACCGCGCGTTGGCCATACCAAGGCTGCCGCCTGCCTTGTGGATGCCGACGAAGGGCTCGCTTTTCCTGCCTGCGCACTGGCCGTCTCGGAAGCAATCTCACGCGCCAGCGAATTCGGCGTAGCCTTCGCTGGCGTCAGCCGTAGCCATCATTTTGGCTTAGCCGCTTATCATTTAGAACCTATTGCCGCAGCCGGAATGGTCGGGCTAGCTTTCAGCAACTCGCCAGCGGCAATGCCTGCCTGGGGCGGTCGCCGCGCCATCTTCGGCACCAATCCAATCGCAGCTATTTTCCCGCGCCGTGGTACACCGCCGTTAGTGATCGACCTGTCGTTATCAGAAGTCGCCCGTGGCAAACTGATGGTCGCGGCGCAGGCAGGAACCGCCATCCCAGCGGGCTGGGCGCTGGACAAAGACGGCAATCCGACTACCGACCCACAAGCCGGACTCGACGGCATGATGCTGCCTGCCGGGGGAGTCAAAGGGGCGATGCTGGCGCTTATTGTGGAGTTGCTATGCTGCGCGCTGACCGGCGCAGCGTTCGGCTTCGAAGCGGACTCGTTTTTTGCCGAAACTGGCAATCGGCCGCGTATCGGTCAGGCTTTTATGGTTGTAGACCCTGGCGCGCTGGCGGGCAACGACGTGTTTGCCGAACGCGTGGAAACATTGATTGCGACGATGCTGCTCGATCCTGAGGTCCGCCTGCCCGGCTACCGCCGCTTAACGTTGCAAAGCCGCGCCGAGGCGGATGGTATCGAGGTAGAGGAGCCGCTGCTCAATCAGCTGCTGGCTCTGGGAGAAGGTTAA